Proteins from a single region of Desulfolutivibrio sulfoxidireducens:
- a CDS encoding glycosyltransferase family 4 protein: protein MLGRMTANAGFLTALLAADPFDAYHFYLAAPRQRDDLAKTIGNMRPDLRDRGKLKFLTRLDLPGGLRRNAYFAFHLSECITFPAHLARLRNLLSREVFPITSVTHSLSYSRFSQGFLMHLWPGTTPRDMVVATSTAAVAAVREFYAYLREGYAPNGSPAAPPPGCPRVERVPLGIDVSAFAPATDHERLAARAELDIPAASTVFLIFGRISHSSKLDPLPVLRAFGRLSADRRPDPASPPPCLVMAGWTEEGSQAAIQALTRFAAGVGLAFRLFPRPGEDKKRSILRAADVFVSPVDNLQETFGLSILEAMACGLPVVASDFDGYRDLVVHGETGFLVPTTGPGDTPVLDALTPLCFDNHSHLARAQQCVVDVPALARFLGVLADDPGLRRAMGRAGRGRVERHFTWAGVVKRYMALWEGLWREPIPDREALRGLSHPLHIPYGRVFGGHPSTSLAPEALVTASRAGAAVYRGRDFPIIYEGLDGLIEPEIVRELLVLARKPVSVAELVVKMAGLDPDMNRELAMFRILWALKQDLLERVDQAGASGSDREAR, encoded by the coding sequence ATGCTTGGCCGCATGACGGCCAACGCCGGTTTCCTCACGGCCCTCCTGGCCGCCGATCCCTTTGACGCCTACCATTTCTACCTGGCCGCGCCGCGCCAACGCGACGACCTGGCCAAGACCATCGGGAATATGCGGCCGGATCTGCGGGATCGGGGAAAACTCAAATTTTTGACGCGGCTGGACCTGCCGGGCGGCCTGCGCCGCAACGCCTACTTCGCCTTCCACCTCTCGGAGTGCATCACCTTCCCGGCTCATCTGGCCCGGCTGCGCAACCTGCTGTCCCGGGAGGTCTTTCCCATCACCTCGGTCACCCACTCCCTCAGCTATTCCAGGTTCAGCCAGGGATTCTTGATGCATCTGTGGCCCGGGACCACGCCGAGGGACATGGTGGTGGCCACCTCCACGGCGGCTGTGGCGGCGGTGCGGGAGTTCTACGCCTATCTGCGGGAGGGATACGCTCCAAACGGATCGCCGGCGGCGCCGCCTCCAGGATGCCCCCGGGTGGAACGTGTGCCCCTTGGGATCGACGTCTCGGCCTTCGCTCCGGCCACGGACCACGAACGCCTGGCGGCCCGCGCCGAACTGGACATCCCGGCCGCGTCCACGGTCTTTTTGATCTTCGGGCGCATCTCCCACAGCTCGAAGCTCGATCCCCTTCCGGTTCTGCGGGCCTTTGGGCGCCTTTCGGCGGACAGGCGACCCGATCCGGCCAGCCCGCCGCCCTGTCTGGTCATGGCCGGATGGACCGAGGAAGGCTCCCAGGCCGCGATCCAGGCCCTGACCCGTTTCGCCGCCGGGGTCGGCCTGGCCTTCCGGCTTTTTCCCCGCCCGGGCGAGGACAAAAAACGGAGCATCCTCAGGGCCGCCGACGTCTTCGTGTCGCCCGTGGACAACCTTCAGGAGACCTTCGGCCTGTCCATCCTGGAGGCCATGGCCTGCGGGCTGCCCGTGGTGGCCTCGGATTTCGACGGCTACCGGGACCTGGTGGTCCACGGCGAGACGGGTTTTCTCGTGCCCACCACGGGTCCCGGGGACACCCCGGTCCTGGATGCCCTGACCCCCTTGTGCTTCGACAACCATTCCCACCTGGCCCGGGCCCAGCAGTGCGTGGTGGACGTGCCCGCCCTGGCCCGGTTCCTGGGCGTCCTGGCCGACGATCCGGGACTGCGGCGGGCCATGGGCCGGGCCGGGCGCGGGCGGGTGGAGCGGCATTTCACCTGGGCCGGCGTGGTAAAGCGGTATATGGCCTTGTGGGAAGGGCTTTGGCGCGAGCCGATCCCGGACCGGGAAGCCCTGCGCGGCCTGTCCCATCCCCTGCACATTCCCTACGGCCGGGTTTTTGGCGGCCACCCGTCGACCTCCCTGGCCCCGGAGGCCCTGGTGACGGCCAGCCGAGCCGGGGCGGCGGTCTACCGGGGGCGGGATTTTCCGATCATCTATGAGGGGCTTGATGGTCTGATCGAGCCGGAAATAGTCAGGGAACTGCTCGTTCTGGCCAGGAAACCCGTTTCGGTGGCGGAACTGGTCGTGAAAATGGCCGGGCTCGATCCCGATATGAACAGGGAGCTGGCCATGTTCCGCATTTTGTGGGCCCTTAAGCAGGACCTGCTGGAGCGGGTTGACCAGGCCGGCGCATCCGGTTCGGACCGGGAGGCGCGGTGA
- a CDS encoding sensor domain-containing diguanylate cyclase: protein MKRGIRPELVWGIGLSEELEGEILSALGSGYHLRNWPEDALPKERDIARCNPLVIWITRKAWTSIPDDVRRRLREWDIPQRVLVLEDGKSVSDFEDVVENGFLSAVSLPLTTKKIRDVIFRAKEVKSLYDDIFRMTREIMLERELLARKTDLILFLNQVLTRASESLDPSVILTQAREDLGLLLPIKALMAAFWQADEHGVLEGEFFLEPDMEAGSEEIWTGYLLDNVQRLTQRPVSGYQIAYLGPPDAGDVPPDYALDPAAVLLLPLKTAGHVFGCLAISRGLGHPMGKDEVQALYAAVNHLSLALRNAALFSEIKTKADHDGLTRIHNRRAFDERLVEELKRHQRYTGNLSLLMLDLDHFKQINDSHGHQAGDLVLREIGRVLQDALRSTDFGARYGGEEFVVVLPQTTEEQAWVLAERLRRAIAGLQFEFEGREFQVTTSIGVATLKPGALNKRMDLLRQADQALYQAKSSGRNMVCLSSGGITQPKAAAQAS from the coding sequence ATGAAGCGTGGAATCAGGCCGGAATTGGTCTGGGGCATAGGACTTTCCGAGGAGCTTGAGGGGGAAATCCTTTCCGCTCTGGGGTCGGGGTATCACCTGCGCAACTGGCCCGAGGACGCCCTTCCCAAGGAACGCGACATCGCCCGCTGCAATCCGCTGGTGATCTGGATCACCCGCAAGGCCTGGACGTCCATCCCCGACGATGTGCGGCGCAGGCTTCGGGAGTGGGACATTCCCCAGCGCGTGCTGGTCCTTGAGGACGGCAAGTCCGTCTCGGACTTCGAGGACGTGGTGGAGAACGGGTTTTTGTCGGCGGTGTCCCTGCCCTTGACCACCAAGAAGATCCGCGACGTGATCTTTCGGGCCAAGGAGGTCAAAAGCCTCTACGACGACATCTTCCGCATGACCCGGGAGATCATGCTGGAGCGGGAACTGCTGGCCCGAAAGACCGACCTCATCCTTTTTCTGAACCAGGTCCTGACCCGGGCCTCGGAATCCCTGGACCCCTCGGTGATCCTCACCCAGGCCAGGGAGGATCTGGGGCTTTTGCTGCCCATCAAGGCGCTCATGGCCGCCTTTTGGCAGGCCGACGAGCATGGCGTGCTCGAAGGCGAGTTTTTCCTGGAGCCGGACATGGAAGCCGGCTCGGAGGAAATCTGGACCGGATATCTGCTGGACAACGTGCAGCGCCTGACCCAACGCCCGGTTTCCGGCTACCAGATCGCCTATCTCGGCCCGCCCGACGCCGGGGACGTCCCCCCCGATTATGCCCTGGACCCCGCCGCGGTCCTGCTTTTACCGCTCAAGACCGCCGGGCACGTCTTCGGCTGCCTGGCCATCTCCCGGGGGCTTGGCCATCCCATGGGCAAGGACGAGGTCCAGGCCCTGTATGCCGCCGTCAATCATCTCTCCCTGGCCCTGCGCAACGCCGCGCTGTTCAGCGAGATCAAGACCAAGGCCGACCACGACGGGCTCACCCGCATCCACAACCGTCGGGCCTTTGACGAACGCCTGGTGGAGGAACTCAAAAGGCACCAGCGCTATACCGGCAACCTGAGCCTGCTCATGCTCGACCTGGATCATTTCAAGCAGATCAACGACAGCCACGGGCACCAGGCCGGCGACCTGGTCCTGCGCGAGATCGGCCGCGTCCTGCAGGACGCCCTGCGCAGCACGGATTTCGGGGCCAGATACGGCGGCGAGGAATTCGTGGTCGTGCTGCCCCAGACCACCGAGGAACAGGCCTGGGTGCTGGCCGAGCGCCTGCGCCGGGCCATCGCCGGGCTGCAATTCGAATTCGAGGGCCGGGAGTTCCAGGTGACCACCTCCATCGGCGTGGCCACGCTCAAGCCCGGAGCGCTCAACAAGCGCATGGATCTGTTGCGCCAGGCGGATCAGGCCCTGTACCAGGCCAAGTCCAGCGGCCGGAACATGGTGTGCCTGTCCTCGGGGGGGATCACCCAGCCGAAAGCCGCGGCCCAGGCGTCCTGA
- a CDS encoding HU family DNA-binding protein: MRRASRRRRSRRYQKRRRGPMTKADLVVKIAEKTKMTKADAERALNAFLESVEATLVADGKLTLTGFGTFAVDERKARTGRNPRTGAEITIPASKVVKFRPGKLLKEVIK; the protein is encoded by the coding sequence GTGCGTCGAGCGAGTCGTCGACGGCGATCCCGGCGATACCAAAAGAGGAGGAGAGGACCGATGACCAAGGCTGATTTAGTGGTAAAAATCGCGGAAAAGACCAAAATGACCAAGGCTGACGCCGAACGCGCACTCAATGCGTTTCTGGAGTCCGTGGAAGCCACCCTGGTCGCCGACGGCAAGCTGACCCTGACCGGGTTCGGCACCTTCGCCGTGGATGAGCGCAAGGCCCGCACCGGCCGCAATCCGCGCACCGGCGCCGAGATCACGATTCCGGCCAGCAAGGTGGTCAAGTTCCGTCCCGGCA
- the rsmA gene encoding 16S rRNA (adenine(1518)-N(6)/adenine(1519)-N(6))-dimethyltransferase RsmA, with amino-acid sequence MAATDDIFVRSPRELPASPKRSLGQNFLVDPNIARKIVAALRIGPDDTILEIGPGRGALSEWIVKAGPGRFLAVEKDLALALALPRDHPGVAVVAQDALRLDWGRLAGLARLKIVGNLPYNVASPLVWDMCAGLRGFAFAVFMVQHEVARRMAASPGTKEYGALTAFLGNYVQVEYLFKVGPNVFRPRPKVDSAVVRLTPLARMPDVDDPGQLAWAIKHCFSNRRKQMRRTLRGQWSEDMGHLFERHGYSPECRAEDLSPDFFRILAKSLKKPGAS; translated from the coding sequence ATGGCCGCAACCGACGACATCTTCGTCCGAAGCCCGCGAGAACTCCCGGCCTCTCCCAAGCGCAGCCTGGGCCAGAACTTTCTGGTCGATCCGAACATCGCCCGCAAGATCGTGGCCGCGCTTCGGATTGGGCCGGACGATACCATCCTTGAGATCGGACCCGGGCGGGGGGCGCTGTCGGAATGGATCGTGAAGGCCGGCCCCGGGCGCTTCCTGGCCGTGGAAAAGGATCTGGCCCTGGCCCTGGCCCTGCCGCGAGACCACCCGGGCGTGGCCGTTGTCGCGCAGGACGCCCTGCGTCTGGACTGGGGCCGTCTGGCCGGACTGGCCCGGCTGAAGATCGTCGGGAACCTGCCCTACAACGTGGCCTCGCCCCTGGTGTGGGATATGTGCGCCGGCCTGCGTGGGTTTGCCTTCGCGGTGTTCATGGTCCAGCACGAGGTGGCAAGGCGCATGGCCGCCAGTCCTGGAACCAAGGAATACGGGGCGCTGACGGCCTTTCTGGGGAACTACGTCCAGGTGGAGTATCTCTTCAAGGTCGGCCCGAACGTCTTTCGGCCCCGGCCCAAGGTGGACTCCGCCGTGGTCCGGCTGACCCCCCTGGCCCGGATGCCTGACGTGGACGATCCCGGGCAACTGGCCTGGGCCATCAAGCACTGCTTCAGCAACCGGCGTAAGCAGATGCGGCGGACGCTTCGTGGCCAATGGTCCGAAGATATGGGACATCTCTTTGAACGGCATGGATATTCACCGGAATGTCGGGCGGAGGACCTTTCTCCGGATTTTTTTCGGATTCTTGCGAAAAGCTTGAAAAAGCCTGGGGCCTCTTGA